A region from the Streptomyces lydicus genome encodes:
- a CDS encoding PP2C family protein-serine/threonine phosphatase, producing the protein MLGDLITASHVITLEQVPDLVVKHAARVGWPGVLIYLADLQQEVLCLLAGQEPGAGGGTTSPPDVVRMEGTLAGRAFQTGGMVANPTPGAEQWWVPLLDGTERLGVLRASGPPGTEMDSQAALDLRNLAGLIALMIVSKRGASDTYARLVRRRRMNVAAEMEWRIMPPRTFATDRVLVSAVMEPAYEVSGDVFDYAIAGETVHLALFDAMGHDTAAGLTASLAVAASRNRRRQSPGILQIAEAVEHALVEQFGCSRYATGILAELNTGTGLLTWTSVGHPAPVVIRKGRTALSLTCPPAPPMGTDLGLPPTVVQEQLEPGDRLLLYTDGITEARNREGQEFGLAGFTDFLIQHHADGLPVPETLRRLIRRHLAYHDGRLDDDATVLLLEWSGPTPYRPARVEALAGLPEHTTEDPPLATPWSTPVRDVL; encoded by the coding sequence ATGCTGGGTGACCTGATCACCGCGAGTCACGTGATCACGCTGGAACAGGTGCCGGACCTGGTCGTCAAGCACGCGGCCCGGGTCGGCTGGCCGGGGGTGCTGATCTACCTGGCCGATCTGCAGCAGGAAGTGCTGTGCCTGCTTGCCGGCCAGGAGCCCGGTGCCGGCGGCGGCACGACGTCACCGCCGGATGTGGTGCGCATGGAAGGCACCCTCGCCGGGCGGGCGTTCCAGACCGGGGGCATGGTCGCGAACCCCACCCCCGGGGCCGAGCAGTGGTGGGTCCCGTTGCTCGACGGCACCGAGCGACTGGGCGTGCTGCGCGCCTCCGGCCCCCCGGGCACGGAGATGGACTCCCAGGCGGCCCTGGACCTGCGCAACCTTGCCGGGCTGATTGCGCTGATGATCGTCAGCAAGCGGGGGGCGAGCGACACCTATGCCCGGCTGGTGCGGCGCCGGAGGATGAATGTGGCCGCCGAGATGGAGTGGCGCATCATGCCGCCGAGGACCTTCGCCACCGACCGGGTGCTGGTCAGTGCGGTGATGGAGCCCGCTTATGAGGTCAGCGGCGATGTCTTCGACTACGCCATCGCCGGGGAGACCGTGCACCTGGCGCTCTTCGACGCCATGGGCCACGACACGGCCGCCGGACTGACCGCGAGCCTCGCGGTCGCCGCCAGCCGCAACCGGCGCCGGCAGAGCCCCGGAATCCTGCAGATCGCCGAAGCCGTGGAACACGCACTGGTGGAACAGTTCGGCTGCAGCCGCTACGCCACGGGCATTCTGGCCGAGCTGAACACCGGCACCGGGCTCCTCACCTGGACCAGCGTCGGGCACCCTGCACCGGTCGTCATCCGCAAGGGCCGCACCGCACTGAGCCTGACCTGCCCGCCGGCCCCTCCCATGGGCACCGATCTGGGCCTGCCGCCCACCGTGGTCCAAGAACAGCTGGAGCCCGGCGACCGCCTGCTGCTCTACACCGACGGCATCACCGAAGCCCGTAACCGCGAAGGCCAGGAATTCGGCCTGGCGGGCTTCACGGACTTCCTCATCCAGCACCATGCCGACGGGCTCCCCGTCCCGGAGACCCTGCGGCGCCTGATCAGGCGTCATCTGGCCTACCACGACGGCCGGCTCGACGACGATGCCACGGTCCTGCTGCTGGAGTGGAGCGGCCCCACCCCCTACCGCCCCGCACGGGTCGAAGCCCTCGCCGGGCTCCCCGAGCACACCACCGAGGACCCGCCCCTGGCCACCCCCTGGAGCACACCCGTCAGAGACGTCCTGTGA
- a CDS encoding Vgb family protein, translating into MSRRAVSFEEIPVSDASSGPYALTLGPDGALWCTLVHAGQIARLGPGGQVDRHPLDSAACGPSLIAPGPDGALWFTRGQDHRIGRITVDGKATSFPLPGPGSGPYGIVAGGDGALWFTQLHTDRIGRIDTDGRVTEYPLHLRGAFPSAITTGPDDALWFTLNQADAIGRLGFDGDLTLHSLPTANAAPVGITCGADGALWFVEIGAGRIGRITTQGRIDEFPLPDPACRPHAIVAGPAGDCWFTEWGAGRIGSITADGHIEEYDLPSPASEPHGLAFGADGALYVALEVGAIARMAFQDTAVSFSACSLSVSPSKDKHRRREQGRPTAP; encoded by the coding sequence ATGTCCCGCCGCGCCGTTTCGTTCGAGGAGATTCCGGTCTCCGACGCCAGTTCAGGCCCCTATGCCCTCACCTTGGGCCCCGACGGCGCACTGTGGTGCACTCTGGTCCACGCCGGGCAGATCGCCCGGCTGGGACCGGGCGGGCAGGTCGATCGCCATCCGCTCGACTCCGCCGCATGCGGCCCCTCCCTCATCGCCCCGGGGCCCGATGGGGCGTTGTGGTTCACCCGTGGTCAGGACCATCGGATCGGACGGATCACCGTGGACGGGAAGGCGACCTCGTTCCCCCTCCCGGGTCCGGGCAGCGGGCCCTACGGGATCGTGGCCGGCGGCGACGGCGCGCTGTGGTTCACGCAGCTGCACACCGACCGCATCGGGCGTATCGACACGGACGGCCGGGTGACGGAGTACCCGCTGCACCTGCGCGGCGCCTTCCCCTCTGCCATCACCACCGGCCCCGATGACGCCCTGTGGTTCACCCTCAACCAGGCAGACGCGATCGGTCGCCTCGGTTTCGACGGCGACCTCACCCTCCACTCGCTGCCGACCGCGAACGCCGCACCGGTCGGCATCACCTGCGGAGCGGACGGCGCGCTCTGGTTCGTCGAGATAGGTGCCGGCCGGATCGGCCGTATCACCACGCAGGGCCGGATCGACGAGTTCCCGCTGCCGGACCCGGCGTGCCGGCCCCATGCCATCGTCGCCGGCCCGGCCGGTGACTGCTGGTTCACCGAATGGGGCGCGGGCCGCATCGGATCCATCACTGCCGACGGCCATATCGAGGAGTACGACCTCCCGAGCCCCGCTTCGGAACCGCACGGCCTGGCCTTCGGTGCTGATGGCGCCCTCTACGTGGCGCTGGAAGTCGGAGCGATTGCCCGCATGGCATTCCAGGACACCGCGGTGTCGTTCTCGGCATGCTCCCTCTCGGTGTCACCATCGAAAGACAAGCATCGCCGCCGGGAGCAAGGGCGACCGACGGCGCCATGA
- a CDS encoding SigB/SigF/SigG family RNA polymerase sigma factor: MSSNSTMNVGTESEAGSQECAVPAPTVLPQIQVPLRVAPSDARELSKQFLLRLQELEEGTPEYQYARNTLIEMNLSLVRYVARRFSSRRESMEDVLQVGTIGLIKAIDRYDPSRDVEFTTLAVPYIQGEIKRFFRDTTWSVRVPRRLQELRIDLARAREELESEGRHEPSVADLAARLDLAEDEVAEGLVASNGYDSDSIDRPVQAGGGKQQTTGLVADLMGGEDPALTLAEDIQALKPHLAELDDRERTLLRMRFGEEMTQSEIGAELGLSQMHVSRLLARVCTTLRKGLLAGT; this comes from the coding sequence ATGAGCAGCAACAGCACCATGAACGTAGGGACGGAGTCGGAGGCCGGCTCGCAGGAGTGTGCCGTGCCGGCCCCGACGGTGCTGCCGCAGATCCAGGTTCCGCTGCGCGTCGCTCCGTCCGACGCACGGGAGTTGTCCAAGCAGTTCCTGCTGCGGCTGCAGGAACTGGAGGAGGGGACCCCCGAGTACCAGTACGCGCGCAACACCCTCATCGAGATGAATCTTTCCCTGGTGCGTTATGTCGCCCGCCGGTTCTCCAGCCGCAGGGAGTCGATGGAAGACGTCCTGCAGGTGGGGACGATCGGTCTGATCAAGGCGATCGACCGCTATGACCCCTCCCGTGACGTGGAGTTCACCACGTTGGCCGTCCCCTACATCCAGGGCGAGATCAAGCGGTTCTTCCGCGACACCACCTGGTCGGTGCGCGTGCCGCGGCGCCTGCAGGAGCTCCGTATCGACCTCGCCCGTGCCAGGGAGGAGCTGGAGAGCGAGGGCAGACACGAGCCGTCCGTCGCCGACCTCGCGGCCCGCCTCGATCTGGCGGAGGATGAAGTGGCGGAAGGGCTCGTGGCCAGTAACGGCTACGACAGCGACTCCATAGACCGGCCCGTCCAAGCCGGCGGCGGCAAGCAGCAGACCACCGGTCTCGTCGCCGACCTCATGGGCGGCGAGGATCCCGCCCTCACCCTGGCGGAAGACATCCAGGCCCTCAAGCCGCATCTGGCCGAGCTCGACGACCGTGAACGCACCCTTCTCCGGATGCGTTTCGGCGAGGAGATGACCCAGTCCGAGATCGGTGCGGAGCTCGGTCTCTCCCAGATGCATGTCTCGCGCCTGCTGGCCCGGGTGTGCACCACCCTGCGCAAGGGACTCCTGGCCGGCACGTGA
- a CDS encoding PP2C family protein-serine/threonine phosphatase, producing MRQARTHHHDRLPRWQAAKPFSTLRTAVRRIAPPRSDAPARAADARRHYTSCLPVLIIAAVALLAFSGGSGMSWLPLLAVGPALAAATSGPWGVLRVGVLAVALGAALGLHDGAPGSDQAIVLSTLSAVTLASSLAGALRRRREQVLAAVRSVAEAAQHAFLKPVPATVGPFQTAVHYSAAAAEARIGGDLYALVPTPYGVRLIVGDVRGKGLPAVGIAALVLGVFREAAYDEPDLLDVVHRIERSLARNLGPDDFVTAVLAGYPEAGRMELVNCGHAAPLLVHGSGILPVEPVRPAPPLGLRALADEAPGLQEIALHEGNQLLFYTDGVTEARDHKRRFYPLVERLSQHMSPEPSRTLAALHEDLLAHVGGELHDDAAMLLLRKTADVPSAVPDAPDPSAGRQPCPPVAAE from the coding sequence ATGCGCCAAGCCCGGACCCATCACCACGACCGCCTGCCGCGGTGGCAGGCCGCCAAGCCGTTCTCCACGCTGCGGACGGCGGTCCGCCGGATCGCACCGCCCCGGAGTGACGCACCGGCCCGTGCGGCGGACGCCCGCCGCCACTACACCTCCTGCCTGCCGGTTCTGATCATCGCGGCCGTGGCGCTCCTCGCCTTTTCCGGCGGATCCGGTATGAGCTGGCTGCCGCTGCTCGCCGTGGGTCCCGCGCTGGCTGCCGCCACCAGCGGGCCGTGGGGAGTACTCCGCGTCGGCGTCCTGGCGGTGGCACTGGGGGCGGCGCTCGGCCTGCACGACGGTGCGCCGGGCAGCGACCAGGCGATCGTGCTGTCCACACTGTCCGCCGTGACCTTGGCCAGCAGTCTGGCCGGCGCGCTGCGCAGGCGTCGCGAGCAGGTGCTGGCCGCCGTCCGCTCGGTCGCCGAGGCCGCCCAACACGCCTTCCTCAAACCCGTGCCGGCAACGGTCGGGCCTTTCCAGACGGCAGTCCACTACAGCGCCGCCGCTGCCGAGGCCCGGATCGGCGGGGACCTCTACGCCCTGGTTCCCACGCCGTACGGGGTCCGGCTGATCGTGGGCGATGTACGCGGCAAGGGGCTGCCGGCGGTGGGCATCGCCGCGCTGGTCCTGGGCGTGTTCCGGGAAGCGGCCTATGACGAGCCGGATCTGCTCGATGTGGTCCACAGGATCGAACGCAGCCTGGCGCGCAACCTCGGCCCGGACGACTTCGTCACGGCAGTGCTGGCCGGGTACCCCGAGGCCGGCCGTATGGAGCTGGTCAACTGCGGGCATGCCGCTCCGCTCCTGGTCCACGGCTCGGGCATCCTGCCCGTCGAGCCCGTCCGTCCGGCCCCGCCGCTCGGTCTGCGCGCCCTGGCCGACGAGGCCCCCGGCCTCCAGGAGATCGCCCTGCACGAAGGGAACCAGCTGCTCTTCTACACCGATGGTGTGACCGAGGCCCGGGATCACAAGCGGCGGTTCTACCCGCTCGTGGAGCGGCTGTCGCAGCACATGTCGCCGGAGCCTTCACGCACTCTCGCCGCGCTCCACGAGGACCTGCTCGCGCATGTGGGCGGCGAGCTGCACGACGACGCCGCCATGCTCCTGCTCCGGAAGACGGCCGACGTCCCCTCGGCGGTCCCGGACGCACCGGACCCGTCGGCCGGACGGCAGCCCTGCCCTCCGGTGGCCGCCGAATAG
- a CDS encoding IclR family transcriptional regulator has protein sequence MGNGEGPTLITSVQRAFRLMEAVGAHEGGAPAKQLARETELPLATTYHLLRTLAHDGYIRKLEDGGFVLGDKLDTLHAGGRGQALLNRVRPALAALRDDLSAAAYLTFYEDGEIRVAEIVDGPRAPRVDLWVGFEDAGHATALGKCVLRELDDGARDDYLSRHPLADLTPRTITGRAELLRRLDTLPTAPLVTDMEEYALGTFCVAVPVYSGETLGSLGVSLRADRISRIEEIRSRLLPTASRVTRGLSLTM, from the coding sequence ATGGGCAACGGAGAAGGCCCGACGCTCATCACTTCCGTGCAGCGCGCCTTCCGCTTGATGGAGGCCGTGGGTGCCCACGAGGGCGGCGCACCGGCGAAACAGCTGGCACGCGAGACAGAGCTGCCGCTGGCCACCACGTATCACCTTCTGCGCACGCTGGCGCACGACGGGTACATCCGGAAACTGGAGGACGGCGGTTTCGTCCTGGGCGACAAGCTGGACACCCTGCACGCCGGAGGGCGGGGGCAGGCGCTGCTCAACCGGGTCCGCCCCGCGCTCGCAGCGCTACGGGACGACCTCTCGGCCGCCGCCTACCTGACCTTCTACGAGGACGGCGAGATCCGGGTGGCCGAGATCGTCGACGGCCCCCGGGCACCCCGGGTCGACCTCTGGGTGGGCTTCGAGGACGCCGGGCACGCCACGGCACTGGGCAAGTGCGTACTGCGTGAGCTGGACGACGGGGCCCGCGACGACTACCTCTCCCGGCACCCCCTGGCCGACCTCACACCCCGCACCATCACCGGACGGGCCGAACTGCTGCGCAGGCTCGACACCCTGCCCACGGCGCCGCTCGTGACGGACATGGAGGAGTACGCGCTCGGCACGTTCTGTGTCGCGGTGCCGGTCTACAGCGGCGAAACGCTCGGATCCCTCGGCGTCTCGCTGCGGGCGGACCGCATCTCGCGCATCGAGGAGATCCGCAGCCGGCTGCTTCCGACGGCGAGTCGCGTGACCAGGGGACTGTCACTCACTATGTGA
- a CDS encoding alpha-ketoglutarate-dependent dioxygenase AlkB yields the protein MATHLQGSLFDQTDEVRLGPLRGVRRTELGDGAWLDLLPGWLSGADALFDRLAAEVPWQAERRRMYERVVDVPRLLAFYEAGDTLPHPVLAEARDALSAHYATELGEPFTTAGLCYYRDGRDSVAWHGDRIGRGRRADTMVAILSVGAPRDLLLRPRRGGATVRRPLGHGDLIVMGGSCQRTWEHAIPKSSRAAGPRISVQFRPHGVR from the coding sequence ATGGCCACGCACCTTCAGGGCTCGCTCTTCGACCAGACCGACGAGGTCCGTCTCGGCCCGCTGCGCGGCGTGCGCAGGACCGAGCTCGGTGACGGGGCCTGGCTCGATCTGCTGCCCGGATGGCTGAGCGGGGCCGATGCCCTGTTCGACCGGCTCGCTGCCGAGGTGCCCTGGCAGGCCGAGCGCCGGCGGATGTACGAGCGGGTGGTGGACGTGCCGCGGCTGCTCGCCTTCTACGAGGCCGGCGACACCCTGCCGCACCCCGTGCTGGCCGAGGCGAGGGATGCGCTGTCCGCGCACTACGCCACCGAGCTCGGCGAGCCGTTCACCACGGCCGGGCTCTGCTACTACCGCGACGGCCGCGACAGTGTGGCCTGGCACGGCGACCGGATCGGCCGCGGCCGACGCGCGGACACCATGGTCGCCATCCTGTCCGTGGGCGCGCCGCGCGATCTGCTGCTCCGTCCGCGGCGCGGCGGCGCCACCGTACGGCGGCCGCTGGGGCACGGCGACCTGATCGTGATGGGCGGCTCCTGTCAGCGGACCTGGGAACATGCGATCCCCAAGAGCAGCCGTGCGGCGGGGCCGCGGATCAGTGTCCAGTTCCGGCCCCACGGCGTGCGCTGA
- a CDS encoding PLP-dependent aminotransferase family protein: MADRHRSPHTDRADRADRSLGGRQLAAMLPDPAEARPAYRHLARAISALILDGRIALHVRLPAERELATALHTSRATVTAVYDLLRESGYAHSRQGSGTWTALPEGRAPSGIARLLGPQDTAIDLASAAPGLPERTLLDALAQVAPRLAEHAHTPGYHPYGLPELRAAVAERFTRRGLATIPEQILVTAGAQHALTLVLGLLCRPGDRVMVENPSYPNALEAMRRARLRTLSVPVTDTGWDIEITESTFRQTVPQLAYLLPDFHNPTGCLMPDEERVRMLRAAERSGAWLVVDETLADLALDVPAPPPFASRATPGGAGQVITIGSMSKTHWGGLRMGWVRAPAQLVTELAGQRAATDMGGSVLDQLLAVPLLDRAGELLPARLEQLRGQRAALAAALTEHLPQWTWQLPPGGLSLWVDLGAPLSSALAERALDYGVRIEGGAYFGTDPGLFEQRLRIPYTTSPETLREAVHRMAAALTEGLSPSSATRRARWVA, encoded by the coding sequence ATGGCCGACCGGCATCGGTCCCCGCACACGGACCGGGCGGACCGCGCCGACCGGAGCCTGGGCGGCCGACAGCTCGCCGCGATGCTGCCCGACCCGGCAGAGGCCCGGCCGGCCTACCGCCACCTGGCCAGGGCGATCAGTGCGCTGATCCTCGACGGACGCATCGCGCTGCACGTCAGGCTCCCCGCCGAACGGGAGCTGGCCACGGCCCTGCACACCAGCAGGGCCACCGTCACCGCCGTGTACGACCTGCTGCGCGAGAGCGGCTACGCGCACAGCCGCCAGGGCTCCGGTACCTGGACGGCCCTTCCGGAGGGACGGGCCCCCAGCGGCATCGCACGGCTCCTCGGGCCCCAGGACACCGCGATCGACCTGGCCAGCGCCGCCCCCGGACTGCCGGAGCGGACGCTCCTCGACGCCCTCGCCCAGGTCGCCCCGCGGCTGGCCGAGCACGCGCACACCCCCGGCTACCACCCGTACGGCCTCCCGGAGTTGCGCGCCGCCGTCGCCGAGCGCTTCACCCGGCGGGGACTGGCCACGATCCCCGAACAGATCCTGGTGACCGCCGGCGCCCAGCACGCGCTCACGCTCGTCCTGGGGCTGCTGTGCCGGCCCGGTGACCGGGTCATGGTCGAGAACCCGTCCTACCCGAACGCCCTGGAGGCCATGCGCCGCGCCCGGCTGCGCACCCTGTCGGTCCCGGTGACCGACACCGGCTGGGACATCGAGATCACCGAGTCGACCTTCCGCCAGACGGTTCCCCAACTGGCCTATCTGCTCCCCGACTTCCACAATCCGACCGGCTGCCTCATGCCCGACGAGGAGCGCGTCCGCATGCTGCGCGCCGCGGAGCGCTCCGGCGCCTGGCTGGTCGTCGACGAGACCCTGGCCGACCTCGCCCTCGACGTCCCGGCCCCGCCGCCGTTCGCCTCCCGCGCCACCCCCGGCGGGGCCGGCCAGGTCATCACCATCGGCTCGATGAGCAAGACGCACTGGGGCGGTCTGCGCATGGGCTGGGTGCGTGCCCCCGCGCAGCTCGTCACCGAACTCGCCGGCCAGCGAGCCGCCACCGATATGGGCGGCTCGGTGCTGGACCAGCTGCTGGCCGTCCCGCTCCTGGACCGTGCCGGGGAACTGTTGCCGGCCCGCCTGGAACAGCTGCGCGGACAGCGCGCCGCTCTGGCCGCGGCGCTGACCGAGCACCTGCCGCAGTGGACCTGGCAACTGCCGCCCGGCGGACTGTCGTTGTGGGTGGACCTCGGCGCGCCCCTCTCCTCGGCGCTGGCCGAACGGGCCCTGGACTACGGGGTACGGATCGAGGGCGGTGCGTACTTCGGCACCGATCCCGGCCTGTTCGAACAGCGCCTGCGTATCCCCTACACCACCTCGCCGGAGACCCTGCGCGAGGCCGTGCACCGCATGGCCGCCGCCCTCACGGAGGGGCTTTCACCGTCGTCCGCCACCCGCCGAGCGCGCTGGGTCGCCTGA
- a CDS encoding ankyrin repeat domain-containing protein, with product MTTSSTQRLITAVERGKVHRVDALLRQGASPSVASADGETPLYLAAVSGHTDLVRLLLEAGAPPDAESRGEPGSSGLPLCAAACWDHVEVVRELLTHGADPDRREDDGTAYSPLMWAASCGHHRTARLLLEADADPHARHRDRTPLMAAAERGSIAVVRALLCHGADPRLTDTWGRTAGDLAREQCGKDLESELRERARAARNSRCEVRRSPRSEGTELIELTVSSPGGRGAAHWQGETGHALIAALLQDALRG from the coding sequence ATGACCACGTCGTCGACCCAACGACTCATCACCGCCGTCGAGAGGGGGAAGGTGCACCGGGTGGACGCGCTCTTGCGGCAGGGGGCTTCTCCGTCCGTCGCGAGCGCCGACGGGGAGACGCCGTTGTACCTTGCCGCGGTGAGCGGCCACACGGACCTGGTGCGACTGCTCCTGGAAGCGGGCGCCCCGCCCGATGCGGAGAGCCGGGGAGAGCCGGGCAGTTCGGGTCTGCCGCTGTGTGCGGCGGCGTGCTGGGACCACGTCGAGGTGGTGCGCGAACTGCTCACCCACGGTGCCGACCCCGACCGGCGGGAGGATGACGGCACCGCCTACTCCCCTCTGATGTGGGCGGCCTCCTGCGGCCACCACCGGACCGCCCGGCTGCTGCTCGAGGCGGATGCCGATCCCCACGCGCGCCATCGCGACCGGACCCCGTTGATGGCGGCGGCCGAGCGGGGATCGATCGCGGTGGTACGGGCCCTGCTGTGCCACGGCGCCGACCCCCGACTCACCGATACGTGGGGCCGGACGGCAGGGGACCTGGCCCGCGAACAGTGCGGCAAAGACCTCGAGAGCGAACTGCGGGAGAGGGCGCGCGCCGCCCGGAACAGCAGGTGCGAGGTCCGGCGCAGTCCCCGCTCCGAGGGCACGGAGCTCATCGAGCTGACAGTCAGCTCACCGGGCGGAAGGGGCGCAGCCCACTGGCAGGGGGAGACGGGGCACGCCCTGATCGCCGCGCTTCTGCAGGATGCCCTGCGGGGCTGA
- a CDS encoding DUF4180 domain-containing protein, producing MTTTPQTLDDVPVRVAVLGDVSRRTTAGSALRDVIHECGRGRQTWAADAGRRRGASPMPENRGSSV from the coding sequence GTGACGACCACCCCGCAGACCCTCGACGACGTGCCTGTCCGGGTTGCCGTCCTCGGTGACGTCTCCCGCCGTACGACGGCCGGTTCGGCGCTGCGGGACGTCATCCACGAGTGCGGCCGCGGGCGGCAGACGTGGGCGGCAGACGCGGGCCGCAGACGGGGTGCCTCGCCGATGCCGGAGAACCGCGGGAGCAGCGTCTGA
- a CDS encoding TetR/AcrR family transcriptional regulator produces the protein MPKRVDHEERRTQIAEALIRVAGRRGLHAIGMREVAAEAGVSLRLVQYYFETKEKLLLHGLQQLTTGLGARIADRVRAAGHAPGPRGTIEAILLEALPRDEESRAFHLVYTAYAVLSVTDETLAAQPFIDGPDAAEDVVADQLERAREAGLTPPGTDVRTEAISLLALSAGLGTSVLVGQRTPDAAAAVLRHHLDRLFPDGG, from the coding sequence ATGCCGAAGCGCGTGGACCACGAAGAGCGGCGCACCCAGATCGCCGAGGCGCTGATCCGGGTCGCCGGGCGGCGCGGTTTGCACGCCATCGGGATGCGCGAGGTGGCGGCCGAAGCGGGGGTGTCCCTGCGGCTGGTGCAGTACTACTTCGAAACCAAGGAGAAGCTGCTGCTGCACGGATTGCAGCAGCTGACCACCGGGCTCGGGGCCCGTATCGCCGACCGGGTCCGGGCCGCCGGCCACGCCCCGGGACCACGCGGGACGATCGAGGCCATCCTCCTCGAAGCACTCCCCCGCGACGAGGAGAGCCGGGCTTTCCACCTCGTCTACACCGCCTACGCCGTGCTCTCCGTGACGGACGAGACACTGGCCGCCCAGCCGTTCATCGACGGCCCCGATGCCGCCGAGGACGTGGTGGCCGACCAGTTGGAGCGGGCGCGCGAGGCCGGCCTGACCCCGCCCGGCACGGACGTACGCACGGAGGCCATCAGCCTCCTCGCCCTGTCGGCGGGCCTGGGCACCAGCGTCCTGGTGGGCCAGCGCACTCCGGACGCCGCAGCGGCGGTCCTCCGCCACCACCTGGACCGGCTCTTCCCGGACGGTGGGTGA
- a CDS encoding alpha/beta fold hydrolase has translation MRDRYFAACDAVYALGPAPDGECDVETRFGTTHVYRYGPTEPGAASRTPVVLVHGAGGNSSMWYPNVAALSAQRTVYAMDTPGDPGRSVQREPIHQPERAAQWLDETLEALGLDRVHLIGSSYGGWLTLNQALHRPGRLASGTLLDPGGLEKVGLRFFAWIFVSLFATCAPKALRPRLAAWLAQPVLVVPELRAMVRLGVRAHRIRRPSPLPLTEAELRSIRTPLYLLLGKRSLMVHPQRQQERVPRLVPGARVEIVADTGHGPQIDHAESANGRMVGFLDSVDALGQPQRPGA, from the coding sequence ATGCGCGACCGGTACTTCGCCGCGTGCGACGCCGTCTACGCCCTGGGGCCGGCCCCGGACGGGGAGTGCGACGTGGAGACCCGCTTCGGGACCACCCACGTCTACCGGTACGGCCCGACGGAGCCCGGCGCCGCCTCCCGCACTCCGGTGGTCCTGGTGCACGGCGCCGGCGGCAACTCGTCGATGTGGTACCCGAACGTCGCCGCCTTGAGCGCGCAGCGCACGGTCTATGCGATGGACACCCCCGGCGATCCGGGCCGCAGCGTGCAGCGCGAACCGATCCATCAGCCCGAACGCGCCGCCCAGTGGCTCGACGAGACGCTCGAAGCACTCGGACTCGACCGGGTCCACCTCATCGGGTCCTCCTACGGCGGATGGCTCACGTTGAACCAGGCGCTGCACCGGCCCGGACGGCTGGCCTCGGGCACCCTGCTGGATCCGGGCGGCCTGGAGAAGGTCGGCCTGCGGTTCTTCGCCTGGATCTTCGTCAGCCTCTTCGCGACCTGCGCCCCGAAGGCGCTGCGTCCACGTCTCGCCGCCTGGCTCGCCCAGCCGGTCCTGGTGGTGCCGGAACTGCGCGCGATGGTGCGGCTCGGCGTGCGCGCCCACCGCATCCGCCGCCCCTCACCGCTTCCCCTCACCGAAGCCGAACTGCGCAGTATCCGTACCCCGCTCTACCTGCTGCTCGGGAAGCGGAGCCTGATGGTGCACCCGCAACGGCAGCAGGAGCGCGTCCCGCGCCTGGTGCCCGGCGCCCGCGTCGAGATCGTCGCCGACACCGGCCACGGGCCGCAGATCGACCATGCGGAGTCGGCCAACGGCCGGATGGTGGGCTTCCTGGACTCGGTGGACGCACTCGGGCAGCCTCAGCGGCCGGGGGCTTGA